A part of Fundulus heteroclitus isolate FHET01 chromosome 23, MU-UCD_Fhet_4.1, whole genome shotgun sequence genomic DNA contains:
- the LOC118557323 gene encoding fructose-bisphosphate aldolase B, protein MTHQFPGLSPAQKKELADIAQRIVAPGKGILAADESTGTMAKRLQKINVENTEENRRTFREILFSSDPSIANSIGGVIFFHETLYQKSDSGKLFPQVVKEKGMVVGIKVDKGTAGLNGTDGETTTQGLDGLSERCAQYKKDGCDFAKWRCVLKISHGCPSALAIAENANVLARYASICQQNGLVPIVEPEILPDGDHDLQRCQYVTEKVLAAVYKALNDHHVYLEGTLLKPNMVTAGHSCTKKYTPEDVALATVTTLRRTVPAAVPGICFLSGGQSEEEASLNLNAINQVPLHRPWKLTFSYGRALQASALAAWVGKTANKKAAQDAFCSRAKINGLASKGEYKPANTASQAAMQSLYTASYVY, encoded by the exons ATGACTCATCAGTTCCCAGGCCTGTCTCCGGCGCAGAAGAAGGAGCTCGCCGACATTGCGCAGAGGATCGTGGCCCCGGGAAAGGGAATCCTGGCGGCGGATGAATCCACAG GCACCATGGCGAAGAGGCTGCAGAAAATCAACGTGGAGAACACGGAGGAGAACCGCCGCACCTTCCGGGAGATCCTTTTCTCATCCGACCCCTCCATTGCCAACAGCATAGGTGGGGTCATTTTCTTCCATGAGACGCTCTACCAGAAGTCAGACAGTGGTAAACTCTTCCCCCAGGTCGTCAAGGAGAAAGGGATGGTTGTTGGCATCAAG GTAGATAAAGGCACAGCTGGTCTCAATGGAACAGATGGGGAAACCACCACCCAAG GTCTCGATGGGCTCTCGGAGCGGTGTGCCCAGTACAAGAAGGACGGCTGTGACTTCGCCAAGTGGAGGTGCGTGCTCAAGATCTCGCACGGCTGCCCATCAGCTCTTGCCATTGCCGAGAACGCCAATGTCCTTGCCAGATACGCCAGCATATGCCAACAG AATGGCCTGGTGCCCATCGTGGAGCCAGAAATCCTCCCTGATGGTGACCACGACCTACAGCGGTGCCAATATGTTACAGAGAAG GTCCTGGCTGCTGTGTACAAGGCTCTGAACGACCACCACGTGTACCTAGAGGGCACTCTGCTGAAGCCCAACATGGTCACCGCTGGACACTCCTGCACTAAGAAATACACCCCCGAGGATGTCGCCTTGGCCACAGTTACCACCCTGAGGCGCACTGTACCCGCTGCTGTGCCCG GCATCTGTTTCCTTTCTGGAGGCCAGAGCGAGGAGGAGGCCTCCCTCAACCTGAACGCCATCAACCAAGTGCCCCTCCACCGCCCCTGGAAGCTGACCTTCTCTTACGGCCGTGCACTCCAGGCCTCTGCTCTTGCAGCCTGGGTGGGTAAAACCGCCAACAAGAAAGCTGCACAGGACGCTTTCTGCTCCAGGGCCAAG ATCAATGGCCTGGCCTCCAAAGGAGAGTACAAGCCCGCCAACACGGCTAGCCAGGCCGCCATGCAGTCCCTTTACACCGCCAGCTACGTCTATTAA
- the LOC105920146 gene encoding membrane-spanning 4-domains subfamily A member 4D — MEEIESTTVERTGEDEDQKTSNILLMSSKPLHRFVQKQPRTLGIVVLMFGCAEVMMGFVLAFDSSDYPTNSFKLYVPLWQGILFFTCGVLSIYTELHPSKKMVTTCLALYVVSMLGIIVSFGIRISIIMHYSFVRNWHGRNGYDVQVACVEYILFGSSLCVFAFLIFLSTIARLALKSTKTQHVIVQHIVMSPQSEATAN, encoded by the exons ATGGAGGAAATTGAGTCAACTACAGTGGAGCGAACAGGGGAAGATGAGGATCAGAAGACAAGTAACATACTATTGATGTCCAGCAAACCTCTGCACCGCTTTGTCCAAAAACAGCCCAGAACTCTTGGG attgtggttctgatgtttggctGTGCTGAGGTCATGATGGGGTTTGTGCTGGCCTTTGATAGTTCAGATTACCCAACAAACTCATTCAAACTATATGTTCCCTTGTGGCAAGGAATTCTG ttttttacaTGTGGAGTCCTGTCAATCTACACCGAGTTACATCCATCCAAGAAAATG GTAACCACATGCCTGGCCCTGTATGTGGTCTCCATGTTGGGAATTATAGTCTCCTTTGGAATACGGATATCCATCATAATGCATTACAGCTTTGTACGCAATTGGCATGGGAGGAACGGCTATGAT gtGCAGGTTGCTTGTGTGGAATACATATTGTTTGGatcctctctgtgtgtgtttgcatttcTCATCTTCTTGAGCACCATTGCACGTTTAGCACTGAAATCCACAAAGACCCAG CACGTTATTGTCCAGCACATTGTGATGAGTCCACAGAGTGAAGCAACAGCAAACTAG